In a single window of the Phycisphaerales bacterium genome:
- a CDS encoding LysM peptidoglycan-binding domain-containing protein, with protein sequence MKLGFLGLMAALAVFLTACAQQDTAPTARADEQPEPLTRMNSVPTEDDPYANDPIVASTPAPAQDYGTSGGTTHAGDRGGRTTAAPAAGDQRTHVIQKGDTLYSLARRYYNDQTRWKSIWEANQGTLRNRDQLPIGTRIVIP encoded by the coding sequence ATGAAGCTGGGTTTCCTGGGGCTCATGGCCGCCTTGGCGGTATTTCTCACAGCTTGCGCACAGCAGGATACCGCGCCGACCGCGCGCGCGGACGAGCAGCCCGAACCCCTCACCCGCATGAACTCGGTTCCGACCGAGGATGATCCCTACGCAAACGACCCGATCGTCGCCTCGACACCGGCGCCCGCACAGGATTACGGCACCTCCGGCGGCACGACCCATGCCGGCGACCGCGGCGGCCGCACTACCGCTGCACCCGCCGCCGGCGACCAGCGCACCCACGTCATCCAAAAGGGTGATACGCTGTATAGTCTGGCGCGCCGGTACTACAACGATCAGACGCGCTGGAAATCGATCTGGGAAGCGAATCAGGGCACGCTGCGCAACCGCGATCAACTCCCGATCGGCACCCGCATCGTGATCCCCTGA
- a CDS encoding type II secretion system F family protein has product MPTFAYKARNLTGESVRGTLMAESSAAAARVLGEKNLLPIEVQEQKSGSRSLFTGRTARVPISKIGPMYEQLADLLRAGVPILRSLEVLTQQASSPGLAQVMREVRDDVSSGDSMADSMLKHPHVFPELHASMVRAGERGGFLEDVLQRLSDFVARQDTLRNKFIGALIYPCVLLAGTLGAVIFIMSYVVPKIRSVLEGQPDLPMLTVAVFTASDVVQHHWGWLLGSITIVVIAVVMFMQSVAGKALWSRLQLKLPGLGKIYTMIAICRFCRVFGTMLANGIPILQSLKISKDSTGNEVLTAAIDEAAESVRNGEPLARPLATSRVFPPVIVDMIAVAEESNSLDKVLVEIANTQEERTGRQIDFTMRMLEPLLLMVMGVMIAVLAIALLVPILRMATTGIG; this is encoded by the coding sequence ATGCCGACGTTCGCCTACAAAGCGCGCAATCTGACCGGCGAGTCTGTTCGCGGCACGCTGATGGCGGAGAGTTCCGCCGCGGCGGCGCGGGTGCTCGGTGAGAAGAACCTGCTGCCGATTGAGGTTCAGGAACAGAAGTCGGGCTCGCGCTCGCTGTTCACCGGGCGCACGGCGCGGGTGCCGATCTCGAAAATCGGCCCGATGTATGAGCAACTCGCGGACCTGCTGCGGGCGGGCGTGCCGATCCTGAGATCGCTCGAGGTGCTGACGCAGCAAGCGTCGTCGCCGGGTCTGGCGCAGGTGATGCGGGAAGTGCGCGATGACGTGTCATCGGGCGACAGCATGGCGGACTCGATGTTGAAGCACCCGCACGTCTTCCCGGAATTGCACGCATCGATGGTGCGGGCGGGCGAGCGGGGCGGATTTCTTGAGGATGTGTTGCAGCGGCTCTCGGATTTCGTGGCGCGGCAGGACACGCTGCGGAACAAGTTCATCGGGGCGCTGATTTACCCCTGCGTGCTGCTGGCGGGCACGCTGGGGGCCGTGATCTTCATCATGAGCTACGTGGTACCCAAGATCCGGTCGGTGCTGGAGGGGCAACCGGATCTGCCGATGCTGACCGTGGCGGTGTTTACGGCCAGCGACGTGGTGCAGCATCACTGGGGATGGCTGCTGGGCAGTATCACGATCGTGGTGATCGCGGTCGTGATGTTCATGCAGAGCGTCGCGGGGAAAGCGCTCTGGTCGCGGCTGCAGTTGAAGCTGCCCGGGCTGGGCAAGATCTACACGATGATCGCGATCTGCCGCTTCTGCCGTGTCTTCGGCACGATGCTGGCGAACGGCATTCCGATCCTGCAGTCGCTCAAGATTTCAAAGGACTCGACGGGCAACGAGGTGCTCACGGCGGCGATCGATGAAGCCGCGGAGAGCGTGCGGAATGGCGAGCCCCTGGCTCGGCCGCTGGCGACGAGCCGGGTGTTTCCACCGGTCATCGTCGATATGATCGCGGTCGCAGAGGAGAGCAATTCGCTCGACAAGGTCTTGGTGGAGATTGCGAATACGCAGGAGGAGCGGACCGGGCGCCAGATCGACTTCACGATGCGAATGCTCGAACCGCTGCTGCTGATGGTCATGGGTGTAATGATCGCGGTACTGGCGATCGCGTTACTGGTGCCGATCCTGCGGATGGCGACAACGGGGATCGGCTAG
- a CDS encoding BatD family protein — protein MSMTQRGLCNTLIHDPAHRASSRRPCGLRRAHPGVRRSLLIGLLLAGAATAAAAEVEIYLEPERAYLGQPVRLVLTLSNFRTAEEPTAPTLSGAILLPPAGPAEQSSTVYDGITGRTTRRVARTYQYTLVPERVGTLEIPPFTVQVDGELRTTTPLHLIVLPHDLGEVLRATITLAEQRIYVGQRVRATLTIWIKAPRWGNQVLSIDAVRERLRAGALDPFPARVQERRTGTPPGVPGDQLWYAFELATDLRPDRPGPLLFDNIVVGVDYPTNRGTWNLLTRPEAPAIDVLPIPMDERPPHFSGAVGIYSIETRAHPTSVRVGDPIRLTVEIFGDGELDTLPPPLLEADSALTRLFRLPSEPLAGEVVNGRRRYQITLRPLAADAREIPALEYPYFDPLAGRFVVARSKPIPLAVEPVETVALPDLAPLTRATTPELAGRDGLRDIETAEHRLLARAFRPAPTLIVLATLAPPALFTLAWVGVRLQRRTTGESQKLRGRRAYRAARLRLVTLPTDPPTAVAHTITLVLAHYLAERLGAPPGRVTGMSALEVLQQRGAHPELLTRWQVLLATCEQAAFAGSAFDAEALRREALAVLVATEGQRW, from the coding sequence GTGTCGATGACGCAGCGTGGTCTCTGCAACACCCTGATCCATGATCCGGCACACCGCGCCAGTTCCCGGCGGCCGTGCGGGCTTCGTCGTGCGCACCCTGGGGTCCGCCGGTCCCTGCTCATCGGCCTGCTGCTGGCAGGCGCAGCAACCGCTGCCGCCGCCGAGGTCGAGATCTACCTCGAACCCGAGCGTGCCTACCTCGGTCAGCCCGTCCGGCTCGTGCTTACCCTCAGCAATTTCCGCACCGCCGAGGAGCCCACGGCCCCCACCCTCTCCGGCGCCATTCTGTTGCCGCCGGCCGGCCCCGCCGAGCAGAGCAGCACGGTGTACGATGGCATCACCGGGCGTACCACCCGCCGCGTCGCGCGTACCTACCAATACACGCTCGTTCCCGAGCGCGTCGGCACGCTCGAAATCCCGCCCTTCACCGTGCAGGTCGATGGTGAACTGCGCACCACGACACCCCTGCACCTGATCGTATTGCCGCACGACCTTGGCGAAGTTCTGCGCGCGACCATCACGCTCGCGGAACAACGCATCTACGTCGGACAGCGCGTCCGCGCCACGCTCACCATCTGGATCAAGGCCCCGCGCTGGGGCAACCAGGTGCTCAGCATTGATGCTGTCCGCGAGCGCCTCCGCGCCGGAGCGCTCGACCCGTTTCCGGCGCGGGTCCAGGAACGCCGAACCGGCACACCCCCCGGCGTCCCCGGCGATCAGCTCTGGTACGCCTTTGAGCTCGCCACCGACCTGCGGCCCGATCGACCCGGCCCGCTGCTCTTCGACAACATTGTCGTCGGGGTCGACTATCCGACCAACCGCGGAACCTGGAACCTGCTCACCCGGCCCGAGGCCCCCGCGATCGATGTGTTGCCCATTCCCATGGACGAACGCCCGCCACACTTCAGCGGGGCCGTGGGCATCTACTCCATTGAGACCCGGGCCCACCCGACCAGTGTCCGGGTCGGAGACCCCATTCGCCTCACTGTCGAGATCTTCGGCGACGGCGAACTTGATACGCTGCCCCCGCCGCTGCTCGAAGCCGACTCCGCCCTCACACGCCTCTTTCGCCTGCCATCCGAACCTCTGGCCGGAGAGGTGGTCAACGGACGCCGCCGCTACCAGATCACGCTGCGCCCCCTCGCGGCCGACGCGCGCGAAATCCCCGCGCTCGAGTACCCCTACTTCGACCCGCTCGCGGGGCGCTTCGTGGTCGCGCGCAGCAAGCCGATTCCTCTCGCGGTTGAACCGGTCGAGACCGTCGCGCTCCCTGACCTCGCACCGCTCACCCGCGCTACGACACCAGAGCTGGCCGGCCGCGACGGCCTGCGCGACATTGAAACCGCCGAGCACCGCCTGCTCGCCAGGGCGTTTCGGCCGGCGCCGACCCTCATTGTCCTGGCAACCCTTGCCCCACCCGCTCTTTTCACGCTGGCGTGGGTCGGCGTTCGGCTGCAACGTCGCACCACCGGCGAGTCGCAGAAGCTTCGCGGCCGGCGCGCCTACCGCGCCGCGCGGCTCCGATTGGTCACGCTGCCAACTGATCCGCCCACCGCGGTCGCCCACACCATCACGCTGGTGCTTGCCCACTACCTTGCGGAGCGTCTCGGCGCGCCCCCCGGCCGAGTCACGGGGATGTCAGCCCTCGAGGTGCTGCAGCAGCGCGGCGCCCACCCCGAATTGCTCACACGCTGGCAGGTGCTGCTCGCCACCTGCGAACAGGCGGCCTTCGCCGGCAGCGCATTCGACGCCGAGGCCCTGCGCCGCGAAGCACTCGCCGTACTCGTCGCGACGGAGGGCCAGCGGTGGTAA
- a CDS encoding prepilin-type N-terminal cleavage/methylation domain-containing protein, with product MRSAQRHGFTLFEILLVIGLLGVIILLAWPDFTGSARAERLMESARRMQGMVTMCRAEAMNAAVRYRLEFRPDGTVRVLRQADAILAPHLYLRPQVDWANSPLLQDVWVEAVQRLSEGPPPLRIIDDKLVFPDSEVAPVPVMELEEAVWLDFRPDGTSRSLRWVLRDAAGRGLLLTLDGRIGRVQIEPWSAVTPEEIVRPVPLAEEEEEIEFRPEDYR from the coding sequence ATGCGCAGTGCGCAGCGACACGGCTTCACGCTCTTCGAGATCCTGCTGGTCATCGGACTGCTGGGCGTAATCATCCTGCTGGCCTGGCCGGACTTTACCGGTTCCGCGCGCGCCGAGCGGCTGATGGAAAGCGCGCGGCGCATGCAGGGCATGGTCACGATGTGCCGGGCCGAAGCGATGAACGCAGCCGTGCGGTACCGGCTGGAGTTCCGGCCGGACGGCACGGTGCGTGTGCTGCGGCAGGCGGACGCGATCCTGGCGCCGCATCTGTACCTGCGACCCCAGGTGGATTGGGCGAATTCGCCTCTGCTTCAGGACGTGTGGGTCGAGGCGGTGCAGCGTCTGTCCGAAGGGCCGCCGCCGCTGCGGATCATCGACGACAAGCTCGTGTTTCCGGACTCGGAAGTCGCGCCCGTGCCGGTGATGGAACTCGAAGAGGCGGTGTGGCTCGACTTCCGCCCGGATGGGACCAGCCGTTCGCTCCGGTGGGTGCTACGCGACGCCGCCGGGCGCGGTTTGCTGCTGACGCTGGACGGGCGCATCGGTCGGGTACAGATCGAGCCGTGGTCGGCGGTTACGCCGGAAGAAATCGTGCGGCCGGTGCCGCTGGCCGAGGAAGAAGAAGAGATTGAGTTTCGTCCGGAGGATTACCGATGA
- a CDS encoding SH3 domain-containing protein: MVSTCPWRGTFLLASALLVGTLPGAYAADALSPARQREVLRAAVAAYERGSDLRASQPVAAQAAFQEALGGFLALRAAGVDNAALEFNLGNTYYRIGDTGRAVLHLRRATQLAPGEARMTENLHFVRARVEPQIPSSVESQVWRQLAFLHYETPAAWRFTACLSFILPGWLLLFLWLRWPVRGLLFGGGVCVLLGLTFAASLLYEQRVETTTPAAVVLTDAPLRHGRGAGADLALDRPLGPGVEVRILDERGDWIQVELNDGRTGWLPADSLARV, translated from the coding sequence GTGGTAAGCACCTGCCCCTGGCGCGGCACCTTCCTGCTCGCCAGCGCGCTGTTGGTCGGCACACTGCCCGGCGCGTACGCCGCGGACGCCCTGTCCCCCGCCCGTCAACGGGAAGTGCTGCGCGCGGCCGTCGCCGCCTATGAACGCGGCAGCGACCTGCGTGCCAGCCAACCCGTAGCTGCCCAGGCCGCCTTTCAGGAGGCCCTCGGCGGTTTCCTCGCGCTCCGCGCGGCCGGTGTGGATAATGCTGCACTCGAGTTCAACCTCGGCAACACGTACTACCGGATCGGGGACACCGGCCGGGCCGTGCTGCACCTGCGGCGCGCGACACAGTTGGCCCCCGGTGAGGCACGGATGACCGAAAACCTGCACTTCGTGCGGGCGCGGGTCGAACCGCAGATCCCATCCTCGGTCGAGTCGCAGGTCTGGCGCCAACTCGCGTTTCTGCACTATGAAACCCCCGCCGCCTGGCGCTTCACCGCCTGCCTCAGCTTCATCTTGCCTGGCTGGCTACTGCTGTTCCTGTGGTTGCGCTGGCCGGTGCGTGGCCTGCTATTCGGCGGCGGTGTGTGTGTCCTGCTAGGGCTGACCTTTGCCGCCTCCTTGCTGTATGAGCAGCGGGTCGAAACCACCACCCCTGCAGCAGTCGTGCTGACTGACGCCCCGCTGCGACATGGGCGCGGCGCGGGGGCCGACCTTGCCCTGGACCGTCCGCTCGGACCCGGTGTCGAAGTGCGGATTCTCGACGAACGTGGCGACTGGATCCAGGTCGAGTTAAATGACGGGCGCACCGGCTGGCTCCCGGCCGACAGTTTGGCACGTGTCTGA
- a CDS encoding TIM barrel protein yields the protein MSIRLSYHAITWGPDTLGAMKDISDLGYEGIECFTQVADQYGDNPALFRRILDDHGLELVCLYGGGKMLRETRAADLEYNRRLAEFVAAVGGERLNLGGGDRRRDSEGHDHFTADDLKDLCETMNRIGEACLAVGVKACYHPHIDTLGEERAHVDAIFEGTDPALVFAGPDPAHLFLGGYAPHTFYERYFDRIVYMHYKNVPHRYTSANWRAELARQRTAAAVDAATQVVPIFCELDEGQIDLRAIVARLRERGYTGWITTEIDGTRKSSPRESARLNREFWRALGFKVGR from the coding sequence ATGAGCATCCGGTTGAGTTACCACGCTATCACCTGGGGTCCGGACACGCTCGGCGCGATGAAGGACATTTCTGATCTCGGGTACGAAGGCATCGAGTGCTTCACGCAGGTCGCCGACCAGTACGGGGACAACCCCGCCTTGTTTCGCCGGATACTCGACGATCACGGCCTGGAACTGGTGTGCCTGTACGGCGGGGGAAAAATGCTGCGGGAGACCCGGGCCGCGGACCTGGAGTACAACCGGCGTCTGGCCGAGTTCGTTGCGGCGGTCGGAGGAGAGCGGCTCAACCTGGGCGGGGGGGACCGCCGTCGTGATTCCGAGGGGCACGACCACTTCACCGCGGATGATCTCAAGGACCTGTGCGAGACCATGAATCGCATTGGGGAGGCCTGCCTCGCAGTCGGAGTAAAAGCCTGTTACCACCCACACATCGACACGCTCGGCGAGGAGCGCGCGCACGTGGATGCGATCTTTGAAGGCACTGATCCTGCCCTGGTCTTTGCCGGCCCCGATCCCGCCCACCTGTTCCTCGGGGGCTATGCCCCCCACACGTTCTACGAGCGCTATTTCGACCGTATCGTGTACATGCACTACAAGAACGTCCCACACCGCTACACCAGTGCCAACTGGCGAGCGGAACTCGCCCGCCAGCGCACTGCCGCCGCCGTAGACGCGGCTACGCAGGTTGTCCCGATCTTCTGCGAACTCGACGAGGGGCAGATCGATCTGCGGGCCATTGTCGCACGGTTACGGGAACGGGGCTACACCGGCTGGATCACGACCGAGATCGACGGCACGCGCAAGAGCTCCCCCCGGGAGTCGGCCCGCCTCAACCGGGAGTTCTGGCGTGCGCTCGGGTTCAAGGTCGGTCGTTGA
- a CDS encoding CPBP family intramembrane metalloprotease: MAALALVLAIPFLLWGVQTALLCAARRPVQTRLHAADLPGRFKTLNRVAANVVLASVLLAYPVLRGVAPWDYYAAFFPLADAAHAVFGLGSATLYLTLLYLAWLLSGNVRFERRHRAARLAQRLAAVPFTAVCGALLEELLFRALLLHGLLADFPAAVALPLGALLFAAAHYIRSVKRYWTFGGHLALGALLCIAFWCTGSLWLCTALHAGGILVLMGTRPFVRYIGPPWLVGASIFPYAGAAGIAGLVLLTLNVLWHFGRNA, translated from the coding sequence GTGGCCGCACTCGCACTGGTTCTCGCGATCCCGTTTCTGCTGTGGGGTGTGCAGACTGCGCTGCTGTGTGCCGCGCGGCGCCCCGTGCAAACCCGCCTGCATGCGGCCGATCTGCCCGGCCGCTTCAAGACGCTCAACCGCGTCGCCGCCAATGTCGTCCTGGCAAGCGTGCTGCTCGCCTATCCCGTGCTCCGGGGCGTGGCTCCGTGGGATTACTACGCCGCGTTCTTTCCACTTGCAGATGCTGCTCACGCTGTGTTCGGCCTCGGCAGCGCCACGCTCTACCTCACGCTCCTCTATCTCGCCTGGCTCCTGAGTGGCAATGTCAGGTTCGAGCGCCGCCACCGCGCCGCCCGCCTCGCACAGCGCCTCGCAGCCGTGCCATTCACCGCCGTCTGCGGCGCCCTGCTCGAAGAGTTGCTGTTCCGCGCCCTGCTCCTCCACGGCCTGCTGGCGGACTTCCCTGCTGCCGTCGCGTTGCCGCTCGGCGCGCTGCTTTTCGCCGCTGCGCACTACATCCGCAGCGTCAAGCGCTACTGGACCTTCGGCGGGCACCTCGCGCTCGGTGCTTTGCTGTGTATCGCGTTCTGGTGCACGGGCTCGCTGTGGCTCTGTACCGCCCTGCACGCCGGCGGCATCCTCGTGCTCATGGGCACCCGGCCGTTCGTGCGGTATATCGGCCCGCCATGGCTCGTCGGCGCCAGCATCTTCCCCTATGCAGGCGCGGCCGGAATCGCCGGCCTTGTGCTGCTGACCCTCAACGTCCTCTGGCACTTCGGCAGGAACGCATGA
- a CDS encoding D-tyrosyl-tRNA(Tyr) deacylase: MRAVVQRVSRARVTVADEEVGAIGPGLLVYAAAAPDDGANDVRYIADKVGQLRIFPDAAYKLNRSVLDAGGAVLLVSAFTVQADARRGRRPSFDSSAPGEVAEPLIERLVAALRGMGLEVATGRFGAQMRVESANEGPICVLLDSKRGF, from the coding sequence ATGCGGGCGGTGGTGCAGCGCGTGAGCCGGGCGCGGGTGACGGTAGCGGATGAGGAGGTCGGGGCGATCGGACCGGGGCTGCTGGTGTACGCAGCCGCGGCACCGGACGACGGGGCGAACGATGTGCGTTACATCGCGGACAAGGTGGGACAGCTCCGCATTTTCCCGGATGCGGCGTACAAGCTGAACCGGTCGGTGCTGGATGCGGGCGGGGCGGTGCTGCTGGTGAGTGCGTTCACGGTGCAGGCGGATGCGCGGCGCGGGCGGCGGCCGTCGTTCGATTCGTCGGCGCCGGGGGAGGTGGCGGAGCCGCTGATCGAGCGTCTGGTGGCGGCGCTGCGGGGGATGGGGCTGGAGGTGGCGACGGGGCGGTTCGGGGCGCAGATGCGGGTGGAGTCGGCGAACGAGGGGCCGATCTGCGTGCTGCTCGACTCGAAGCGGGGGTTTTGA
- the gspG gene encoding type II secretion system major pseudopilin GspG, with protein MRKNRRVRAFTLLEVLIVIVIIGLLAAFVAPNFFNTGDRAKEDLARAAVNSGLGGSLNMFRAHVGVFPPSDQGGLQLLLQKPDDEDMAAKWSGPYLQRASDLKDAWGRDYIYESPGQYNTEGFDLSSAGKDGQPGTQDDITNWERT; from the coding sequence ATGCGGAAGAATCGGCGAGTACGGGCGTTCACACTGCTCGAGGTGCTGATCGTCATCGTGATCATCGGGCTGCTGGCGGCGTTCGTGGCGCCGAACTTCTTCAACACGGGTGACCGTGCGAAGGAAGACCTGGCCCGCGCGGCGGTGAACTCCGGGCTGGGGGGCTCGCTGAACATGTTCCGCGCGCATGTCGGTGTGTTTCCCCCGTCGGACCAGGGCGGCCTGCAGTTGCTGCTGCAGAAGCCGGATGACGAGGACATGGCGGCCAAGTGGAGCGGACCGTACCTGCAGCGGGCGTCGGACCTCAAGGATGCTTGGGGCCGGGACTACATCTACGAGTCACCGGGCCAGTACAACACCGAGGGCTTCGATCTCTCGAGTGCGGGCAAGGATGGCCAGCCGGGCACCCAGGACGACATCACGAACTGGGAGCGCACCTAG
- a CDS encoding DEAD/DEAH box helicase: MPAAEQTRWEELGLREDILANIRKVGFAFPSDIQRALIPVAVTGRDCMGQARTGTGKTAAFTLPILQRIEPGAGLQALILVPTRELCVQVDEHVRALAGREVKTVVILGGRGLREQIQALHQRPEIAIGTPGRVLDLMRRNELKLNVIRVAVLDEVDRMLDIGFRDDIRRILRVIEHPHQTIFVSATIDDEIQKLARTFMTDPETVNVSRDMITVEGIAQSFVSVHPEDKFATLVGLIKHEAPTLAIVFTNTKHKARRVAQNLKREGIDCREIHGDLVQERRERVMRAFRKQQTQVLVATDLASRGIDVTNISHIVNYDLPEDPSIYVHRVGRTGRMGRTGIAISFVTREEGRLLTEVEKLINKELPQYHPPWLIAREPTAEEIAAAQVTAAAAKAQEDPSGAPARLREARVRSEVLDELGLRPVRRTLGSRFRTARQYRK; encoded by the coding sequence GTGCCTGCCGCCGAGCAGACTCGGTGGGAAGAACTCGGCCTGCGGGAGGACATCCTCGCCAACATCCGCAAGGTCGGCTTCGCCTTCCCCAGTGACATTCAGCGCGCCTTGATCCCCGTTGCGGTCACCGGACGCGATTGCATGGGGCAAGCCCGTACCGGCACCGGCAAGACCGCCGCGTTCACGCTGCCGATCCTGCAGCGCATTGAACCCGGTGCCGGACTCCAGGCCCTCATCCTGGTCCCCACACGCGAACTGTGCGTACAGGTCGATGAGCACGTGCGCGCCCTTGCCGGGCGCGAGGTGAAGACGGTGGTCATCCTCGGTGGCCGCGGCCTGCGCGAGCAGATTCAGGCCCTCCACCAGCGCCCCGAGATCGCGATCGGCACGCCCGGCCGGGTCCTCGACCTGATGCGCCGCAACGAGCTGAAACTCAACGTCATCCGGGTTGCCGTGCTCGACGAGGTCGACCGGATGCTGGATATCGGGTTCCGCGACGATATTCGCCGGATCTTGCGCGTCATCGAGCACCCGCATCAAACCATTTTCGTCTCCGCCACGATCGATGATGAGATCCAGAAGCTCGCCCGCACGTTCATGACGGATCCCGAGACGGTCAACGTCTCGCGTGACATGATCACCGTCGAGGGAATCGCGCAGAGCTTCGTCTCGGTCCACCCCGAGGACAAGTTCGCCACGCTGGTGGGGCTCATCAAGCACGAGGCCCCCACGCTCGCAATCGTCTTCACCAATACGAAGCACAAGGCCCGCCGGGTTGCCCAGAACCTCAAACGCGAGGGCATCGATTGCCGCGAAATCCACGGGGATCTCGTTCAGGAACGTCGCGAGCGCGTCATGCGTGCCTTCCGCAAGCAGCAGACCCAGGTGCTCGTCGCCACCGATCTCGCTTCGCGCGGCATCGACGTCACGAACATCTCCCACATCGTCAATTATGACCTGCCCGAAGACCCCTCCATCTACGTCCACCGCGTCGGCCGGACCGGGCGCATGGGTCGCACCGGGATTGCGATTTCTTTCGTGACGCGCGAAGAGGGTCGCCTGCTCACCGAGGTCGAAAAGCTGATCAACAAGGAGCTGCCCCAGTACCACCCGCCGTGGCTCATTGCCCGCGAACCCACCGCCGAAGAGATTGCCGCGGCCCAGGTGACCGCCGCGGCGGCCAAGGCCCAGGAAGATCCTTCCGGCGCCCCGGCCCGACTGCGCGAGGCCCGGGTTCGCAGCGAAGTGCTTGACGAACTCGGCCTGCGCCCGGTTCGCCGCACGCTCGGCAGTCGCTTCCGTACGGCTCGTCAGTATCGCAAGTAG